Proteins encoded in a region of the Helicobacter colisuis genome:
- a CDS encoding NADH-quinone oxidoreductase subunit M, which produces MDYILTLLIFFPFLGALLAVGIKENLKAYGVMISFIELLLVLLMWFMFDSEIEGYQFINFFPLVSSFGVSYLVGLDGISLFLIVLSALISFLAFIYLNEQKELKKLIISLLCLEGIMIGVFCALDVILFYVFWELSLVPMLYIIGAWGSENRVYAAVKFFLYTFLGSLIMLVGILFLAYYYFNVSGIWTFSLIEWYSFGAITKDVQIWLFLAFFCGLAVKVPMFPFHTWLPYAHGQAPTIGSVILAAVLLKMGTYGFVRFSLPLFPDASVSLMIPMAILALIMIVYGSLVAFAQKDIKQVIAYSSISHMGVIMIGIFALNLEGIAGAIFLMLSHGVISGALFMLVGVIYDRRHTKLMSEFGGLAKVMPNYAMVFGIMMMASIGLPLTMGFVGEFLSLLGFFKVSPIMTGIAGLSIIVGAVYMLYLYRKVFYGVSHNAANQKLKDLDSRELSALLPLVVIVIWLGVYPKPLLEPINKGVENMFAVLYSHIDLEETKDFFNFESLENPLTWEGK; this is translated from the coding sequence GATTGAGGGCTATCAATTTATAAACTTCTTCCCATTGGTGTCGAGTTTTGGTGTTAGTTATTTGGTTGGACTTGATGGCATTTCATTGTTTTTGATTGTTTTAAGCGCCTTAATTAGCTTTTTGGCTTTTATTTATCTTAATGAACAAAAAGAATTAAAAAAGCTAATCATTTCTCTTTTATGTTTAGAAGGTATTATGATAGGCGTTTTTTGCGCTTTAGATGTTATCTTGTTTTATGTTTTTTGGGAGCTTTCTTTGGTGCCTATGCTGTATATTATTGGTGCTTGGGGAAGTGAAAATAGGGTGTATGCGGCTGTAAAATTCTTTTTATATACCTTTTTAGGGTCGCTTATTATGTTGGTTGGAATCTTATTTTTAGCTTATTATTATTTTAATGTGAGTGGTATTTGGACTTTTTCGCTAATAGAATGGTATAGTTTTGGGGCGATTACAAAAGATGTTCAAATATGGCTATTTCTTGCATTCTTTTGTGGATTGGCTGTTAAAGTTCCAATGTTTCCTTTCCATACTTGGTTGCCTTATGCGCACGGACAAGCGCCAACGATTGGTTCGGTGATTCTAGCGGCAGTTTTGTTAAAAATGGGAACCTATGGATTTGTTCGTTTTTCTCTACCCTTGTTTCCTGATGCAAGTGTGTCTTTGATGATTCCTATGGCGATTTTGGCGCTAATTATGATTGTTTATGGATCATTGGTAGCTTTTGCGCAAAAAGACATTAAGCAGGTCATTGCTTATAGCTCTATTTCGCATATGGGTGTGATTATGATTGGAATCTTTGCGCTAAATTTAGAGGGGATTGCGGGGGCAATATTCCTTATGTTAAGCCATGGAGTGATAAGTGGAGCATTATTTATGCTTGTGGGTGTGATTTATGATCGGCGACATACCAAACTAATGAGTGAGTTTGGTGGATTGGCAAAGGTTATGCCAAATTATGCTATGGTTTTTGGAATCATGATGATGGCTTCAATTGGGTTGCCACTTACAATGGGCTTTGTTGGAGAGTTTTTGTCTTTGTTAGGATTTTTTAAAGTATCGCCTATTATGACAGGAATTGCTGGGCTTAGCATTATTGTTGGAGCGGTTTATATGCTCTATTTGTATCGAAAGGTTTTTTATGGAGTTTCACACAATGCCGCAAATCAAAAGTTAAAAGATTTGGATTCTAGAGAATTGAGTGCATTGTTACCATTGGTAGTTATTGTGATTTGGTTGGGGGTTTATCCAAAACCGCTTTTAGAGCCTATTAATAAAGGTGTGGAGAATATGTTTGCTGTGTTGTATTCGCATATTGATTTAGAAGAGACTAAAGATTTTTTTAATTTTGAAAGCTTAGAAAATCCCTTAACTTGGGAGGGTAAATAA
- a CDS encoding tetratricopeptide repeat protein has protein sequence MDFLENIDYHDPLFGIVILIFGIGIISLFAYYWNYIISKKQHKSLAKFMESFDYIGFDKEIKEFLALSQNPIPSILFMANMYQKGANYEKAIRLYTTLLDHIKNPIDKIPILESLGNIYYKAGFPLRAKEIYLEILHHYPRSQKILKSLIKIYEDLNLYKEALDALDCLEEIEGGTTLHRHYLEVKILIFHKDDNQDKIKKILMLFQKEPKLSRIILSFLKDFHPALFWENIQNLNSTNLLEILDILWNCNPNELPTSPIKNKLLQDILEAKGFYPTTDNKKESFELEVLSLLNKNKNYTGDLKFTYHCTACKANMPLPFETCPHCGTLLSAKTIITLKQKQDETRYSLL, from the coding sequence TTGGATTTTTTAGAAAATATTGATTATCACGATCCTTTATTTGGGATTGTTATTTTAATCTTTGGCATTGGAATTATTAGTCTTTTTGCTTATTATTGGAATTATATCATCAGCAAAAAACAACATAAATCCCTTGCTAAATTTATGGAGAGTTTTGATTATATTGGCTTTGATAAAGAAATCAAAGAATTCCTAGCTCTTAGCCAAAACCCAATCCCTTCTATTCTTTTTATGGCAAATATGTATCAAAAAGGTGCTAACTATGAAAAAGCCATTCGCCTTTATACAACTTTACTAGATCACATTAAAAACCCCATTGATAAAATTCCCATTTTAGAATCGCTTGGAAATATTTATTATAAAGCAGGATTTCCCCTAAGGGCTAAAGAGATTTATTTGGAAATTTTACACCATTATCCACGCTCCCAAAAGATTCTCAAATCCCTTATTAAAATCTATGAAGATTTGAATCTCTACAAAGAAGCCCTAGATGCCCTTGATTGCCTAGAAGAAATTGAAGGTGGCACAACCCTGCATCGACATTATTTAGAAGTCAAGATTCTAATCTTTCACAAAGATGACAATCAAGATAAAATCAAAAAAATTCTAATGCTTTTTCAAAAAGAACCCAAACTCTCACGAATCATACTCTCTTTTTTAAAAGACTTTCACCCTGCCCTATTTTGGGAAAATATCCAAAATCTTAATTCGACAAATCTTTTAGAAATACTAGATATTTTATGGAATTGCAATCCAAATGAACTCCCAACTAGCCCTATTAAAAACAAACTACTCCAAGATATTTTAGAAGCCAAAGGATTTTACCCAACCACTGATAACAAAAAAGAGAGTTTTGAGCTAGAAGTGCTTTCACTTTTAAATAAGAACAAAAATTACACTGGGGATTTAAAATTCACCTATCATTGCACAGCTTGTAAAGCCAATATGCCATTACCTTTTGAAACTTGTCCGCATTGTGGCACATTGCTAAGTGCTAAGACTATTATTACCTTAAAGCAAAAACAAGATGAAACGCGTTACTCTCTTTTGTGA
- the rnhA gene encoding ribonuclease HI, with protein sequence MKRVTLFCDGSSLGNPGYGGWCGILRYKDKEKIIKGSAENATNNQMELSALIFSLKALKEPCEVLVISDSKYVLDGLSKWLPNWIIKNFKNVKNPELWKQYLEVSKLHKIQVAWVKGHNGHKENELCDKIAKEEALKLKNQKEQK encoded by the coding sequence ATGAAACGCGTTACTCTCTTTTGTGATGGATCTTCTTTGGGGAATCCAGGCTATGGTGGCTGGTGTGGAATCTTGCGCTACAAAGATAAAGAAAAAATTATCAAAGGTAGTGCAGAAAATGCCACCAATAACCAAATGGAATTATCCGCCCTTATCTTTAGTTTAAAAGCCCTCAAAGAACCTTGCGAAGTTTTAGTGATTAGTGATTCAAAATATGTCTTAGACGGGCTTTCTAAATGGCTTCCTAACTGGATTATTAAAAATTTTAAAAATGTCAAAAATCCAGAACTTTGGAAGCAATATCTAGAAGTTTCAAAACTTCACAAAATTCAAGTGGCGTGGGTAAAAGGACATAATGGACACAAAGAAAATGAACTTTGTGATAAAATTGCTAAAGAAGAAGCATTAAAACTTAAAAATCAAAAGGAACAAAAGTGA
- the dnaG gene encoding DNA primase has product MIAEQSIEALKNQLDIIEVVSHYIELKKIGATFKACCPFHQEKTPSFVVNQNKGFYHCFGCGASGDSIAFVMQYEKLNYKEAIEKLAQLYNFTLTYEKDKNSFQEDSYRIMEFMKEYYQDSLTKEVESYIQSRGITLSTQQKFELGYAGQNYEIMTTLQKYSINLQEALNLGILGADNENGAKRYYARLTQRLIFPIRSPQNKIVGFGGRTLGNHPAKYINSPQTKLFNKSQILYGYPQAKETIYKKEEVIVTEGYLDVIMLHQAGFTNAVATLGTALTKEHLPLLSKGNPKVILAYDGDNAGMNAAFKAASLLSLANKEGGVVLFDGGLDPADMVKNGDIARLKELFLSSIPFIDFVLEGIIKKYDLDNPLQKDKCLQEALGYLQHFSLVIQEDYKGFLAQRLKLPSHLIKIKRNNQKKQVKEPIRGEESFDLAEKAIIKSVLEDMNLLEFVMDFLEPAMFLNQKEAYLKLLKGELKDPSLIRILLDNKIKAQDKEKLKQQMIMILYQYYEEQKQKVISKKQLSLREKSFLIRKYQKYLDNLKKGDLIVYEGFGAF; this is encoded by the coding sequence GTGATTGCAGAGCAAAGCATTGAAGCATTAAAAAATCAGCTTGATATTATTGAAGTGGTTTCGCATTATATTGAATTAAAGAAAATAGGGGCTACTTTTAAAGCTTGTTGTCCCTTTCATCAAGAAAAAACTCCTAGTTTTGTTGTAAATCAAAATAAAGGTTTTTACCATTGCTTTGGTTGTGGGGCAAGTGGAGATAGTATCGCTTTTGTGATGCAATATGAAAAGCTTAATTACAAAGAAGCTATAGAAAAACTAGCACAACTTTACAACTTTACACTAACCTATGAGAAAGATAAAAACTCTTTTCAAGAAGATTCTTATAGAATCATGGAATTTATGAAAGAGTATTATCAAGACTCACTTACAAAAGAAGTGGAGTCATACATTCAATCGCGCGGAATCACATTGTCCACGCAACAAAAATTTGAGCTTGGATATGCAGGTCAAAATTATGAGATTATGACTACACTCCAAAAATATTCTATTAATCTTCAAGAAGCTTTGAATCTAGGCATTTTGGGTGCGGATAATGAAAATGGAGCGAAGCGGTATTATGCTAGGCTTACACAAAGGTTGATTTTTCCTATTCGCTCACCGCAAAATAAGATTGTGGGCTTTGGTGGGCGCACTTTGGGGAATCATCCAGCAAAATACATTAACTCTCCACAGACTAAGCTTTTTAATAAATCACAGATTCTCTATGGATATCCACAAGCCAAAGAGACAATTTACAAAAAAGAAGAAGTGATTGTAACAGAGGGATATTTAGATGTTATCATGCTGCATCAAGCGGGTTTTACAAACGCAGTAGCTACACTTGGGACGGCTTTAACTAAAGAGCATTTGCCACTGCTTTCTAAAGGAAATCCAAAAGTGATTCTTGCCTATGATGGTGATAATGCGGGAATGAATGCGGCTTTTAAAGCAGCTTCTTTATTGTCTTTGGCTAATAAAGAAGGTGGTGTTGTGCTATTTGATGGAGGTTTAGATCCTGCTGATATGGTAAAAAATGGAGATATTGCAAGATTAAAAGAACTTTTTTTATCTTCGATTCCTTTTATTGATTTCGTGCTTGAGGGGATTATAAAGAAATATGATTTGGATAATCCACTTCAAAAAGACAAATGTCTGCAAGAAGCTTTGGGTTATTTGCAGCATTTTTCTTTGGTGATTCAAGAAGATTATAAGGGTTTTTTGGCGCAGAGATTAAAACTGCCTAGTCATCTAATAAAAATCAAAAGAAATAATCAAAAAAAGCAGGTAAAAGAGCCAATTAGAGGTGAAGAGAGCTTTGATTTAGCAGAAAAGGCGATTATTAAAAGTGTGCTAGAGGATATGAATCTTTTAGAATTTGTGATGGATTTTTTAGAACCTGCAATGTTTTTAAACCAAAAGGAAGCTTATTTGAAGCTTTTAAAAGGAGAGTTAAAAGACCCTAGCTTGATTCGAATTTTGCTAGACAATAAGATTAAAGCTCAAGACAAAGAAAAATTAAAGCAACAAATGATTATGATTCTATATCAATACTATGAAGAACAAAAACAAAAGGTAATCAGCAAAAAACAGCTTTCTTTAAGGGAAAAGTCGTTTTTAATACGGAAATACCAAAAATATTTAGATAATTTAAAAAAAGGAGACTTGATCGTTTATGAAGGCTTTGGCGCTTTTTAG
- a CDS encoding sodium-dependent transporter, producing the protein MQRQTWTNHITYILTIAGATIGFGATWRFPYLVGENGGGAYVLIFILAMILVGIPIILVENVIGRMAHKNSIDAFGENTNKSAWKIIGYMGAIGAFGILAYYMVLGGWVIAYIANIFTSFFGDIGLNLSSPITKEITSEFYSQNIENSPWLIGFYTLIFVVINYIILKKGIIDGIERSVKWLMPLLLLCLLGMIARNITLENAMEGIKFYLIPDFSAIAPKLFLYVLGQVFFALSLGFGVMITLSSHLRKDEKLVKTACITGIINTLVAILAGFIIFPSLFSVGLAPDSGPSLVFKSLPIAFSHMVFGGFFAIVFFVLLLIAALTTSLTIYQVIISILEEKFKLSHNKAVSFTLIAVFILGNLPCILAYGPWSDIIIFGRNIFDNFDFISGNIFFVLTALGSVIYVGWVLDKSAIKEINNHSSKSSLFSLIWFYYIKYIIPPIILAIFIGGFVIKF; encoded by the coding sequence ATGCAAAGACAAACTTGGACTAATCATATCACTTATATTCTAACTATTGCAGGTGCCACTATTGGCTTTGGGGCGACTTGGAGATTCCCCTATCTTGTGGGGGAAAATGGTGGTGGTGCTTATGTGCTTATCTTTATTCTTGCGATGATTTTAGTTGGAATCCCTATTATTTTAGTTGAAAATGTGATTGGTAGAATGGCACACAAAAACTCTATTGATGCCTTTGGAGAGAATACAAACAAAAGTGCGTGGAAAATCATAGGCTATATGGGAGCCATAGGTGCTTTTGGAATCTTGGCTTATTATATGGTGCTTGGGGGTTGGGTTATTGCTTATATTGCTAATATTTTTACTTCCTTTTTTGGGGATATTGGACTTAATCTATCAAGCCCAATTACAAAAGAAATCACTTCAGAATTCTATTCTCAAAATATAGAAAATTCACCTTGGTTAATCGGCTTTTACACTTTAATCTTTGTTGTCATAAACTACATTATTCTTAAAAAAGGCATTATTGATGGAATTGAAAGATCTGTTAAGTGGCTTATGCCACTTTTATTATTATGTCTTTTGGGAATGATAGCGCGCAATATTACACTAGAAAACGCAATGGAGGGGATTAAATTCTATCTCATTCCTGATTTTTCTGCCATTGCACCAAAGCTCTTTTTGTATGTTTTGGGACAAGTTTTCTTTGCGCTTTCTCTTGGATTTGGGGTTATGATTACACTTTCTTCTCACCTTAGAAAAGATGAAAAACTTGTCAAAACCGCTTGCATTACTGGAATTATTAATACACTTGTGGCAATCCTAGCAGGTTTTATTATCTTTCCATCACTCTTTAGTGTTGGGTTAGCTCCTGATTCTGGACCTTCACTAGTTTTTAAAAGCCTTCCCATTGCATTTTCACATATGGTTTTTGGCGGTTTCTTTGCAATTGTATTTTTTGTTTTGTTGCTAATTGCAGCACTTACAACTTCATTGACCATTTATCAAGTTATCATTAGTATTTTAGAAGAGAAATTTAAACTCTCGCACAATAAAGCAGTTAGCTTTACACTAATAGCAGTTTTTATTTTGGGGAATCTTCCTTGTATTCTTGCTTATGGACCTTGGAGTGATATTATCATTTTTGGCAGAAATATCTTTGACAATTTTGATTTTATCAGCGGAAATATATTCTTTGTGCTTACTGCTTTGGGTTCTGTTATATATGTTGGCTGGGTTTTAGATAAAAGCGCAATTAAAGAAATCAATAATCACTCTTCCAAATCCTCACTTTTTAGCCTTATTTGGTTTTATTACATCAAATACATCATACCACCCATTATTCTTGCAATTTTTATTGGCGGATTTGTGATAAAATTTTGA
- the rnc gene encoding ribonuclease III translates to MNLNDFQRYLGYHFSNQNLLQEALTHKSAKKSTHNERLEFLGDAVLDLIIGEFLYKKFPHSPEGELSKMRASMVNEKAFAKIARHLNIGECLYISHSEEQNNGREKDSILSNAFEAIVGAIYLESGLEKVQTIVLKILDILYPKIDLENLFYDYKTSLQELTQALFGITPEYVVLDSKGPDHNKEFLMGVFIQNKEYAKAKGKSKKEAQQNCAKIALKILKDKQ, encoded by the coding sequence GTGAATTTAAATGATTTTCAACGATATTTAGGCTATCACTTCTCCAATCAAAACCTACTCCAAGAAGCTCTCACTCACAAGAGTGCTAAAAAATCGACCCATAATGAGCGATTGGAATTTTTAGGCGATGCTGTTTTGGATTTGATTATTGGAGAATTTTTATACAAAAAGTTCCCCCATTCTCCTGAAGGCGAACTCTCCAAAATGCGCGCTTCAATGGTCAATGAAAAGGCATTTGCAAAAATTGCAAGGCATTTAAATATCGGAGAATGTCTTTATATCTCACATTCTGAAGAACAAAACAATGGCAGAGAAAAAGATTCAATTCTCTCTAATGCGTTTGAAGCAATTGTGGGGGCAATTTATCTAGAAAGTGGCTTAGAAAAAGTGCAAACTATTGTTTTGAAAATTTTAGATATTTTATACCCAAAAATTGATTTGGAAAATCTTTTTTATGATTACAAAACAAGCTTACAAGAACTTACCCAAGCCTTATTTGGAATCACGCCAGAATATGTGGTGCTTGATTCTAAAGGTCCTGATCATAATAAAGAGTTTCTTATGGGAGTTTTTATTCAAAACAAAGAATACGCAAAAGCCAAAGGAAAAAGCAAAAAAGAAGCCCAGCAAAATTGTGCCAAAATTGCACTTAAAATTTTAAAGGATAAACAATGA
- the nuoN gene encoding NADH-quinone oxidoreductase subunit NuoN has translation MLESFSITFGELNFFSIIPMVIAIVGAILIIGLDLYIQKANKQLYAMLAIVFLVLDLGYVVLFGGYGRAFFDLVLIDGISMLGQIIILVGAILFLPLTLSYNKFHEFQYPEYYALFLLMCVGFQFMVSSDHLIVIFLGLETASLSLYTLIAMHNRKNSLEAAIKYFTMGALSAACFAFGSMLLYAASGYLDLENIKNALDYSSYQPSYLILAAVVFFIAAIGFKVSLVPFHTWMPDVYEGSNSFLAGFISVVPKIAALVVAIRIFSIFQDLIWVYNIFYLLVIVTMTLPNLVALVQKDVKRMLAYSSISHAGFVFSAILISSFQSFSALFMYWILFLFANLGIFAMLWITRTKEQKWDKHYDHPYEKFSGLIKLCPFMAVIMALFMLSLAGIPPFSLFWGKAYLMSAAINNGYLFLAVVMALNSAIAAYYYLKLIVYMFFKEPLVENGAIYLQNVTLPLKIVVGIAVACVCFSSLFVDDILYSVYYFLESSVI, from the coding sequence ATGTTAGAGTCTTTTAGTATAACTTTTGGTGAGTTGAATTTTTTTAGCATTATCCCAATGGTGATTGCCATTGTTGGTGCGATTTTAATCATTGGCTTGGATTTGTATATTCAAAAGGCAAACAAACAACTATATGCGATGTTGGCTATTGTCTTTTTGGTTTTAGATTTGGGCTATGTTGTGTTGTTTGGTGGATATGGTAGGGCATTTTTTGATTTGGTGTTGATTGATGGAATATCTATGCTTGGGCAAATTATTATCTTAGTGGGCGCTATTTTGTTTTTGCCATTAACTCTAAGTTATAATAAATTCCATGAATTTCAATATCCAGAATATTATGCTCTTTTTTTATTGATGTGTGTTGGATTTCAATTTATGGTAAGCAGCGATCATTTAATTGTTATTTTTTTGGGGCTTGAAACAGCTTCTTTATCGCTTTATACACTCATTGCAATGCACAATCGTAAAAACTCCCTTGAAGCAGCGATTAAATACTTCACTATGGGGGCTCTCTCGGCTGCTTGTTTTGCCTTTGGTTCTATGCTTTTGTACGCAGCAAGTGGTTATTTGGATTTAGAAAATATTAAAAATGCCCTTGATTACAGCAGTTATCAGCCGTCTTATTTGATATTAGCTGCAGTGGTGTTTTTTATTGCTGCTATTGGATTTAAGGTTTCATTGGTGCCTTTTCATACTTGGATGCCAGATGTTTATGAAGGATCAAATTCTTTCTTGGCAGGATTTATATCTGTTGTGCCAAAAATAGCTGCTTTAGTGGTGGCGATTCGGATTTTTAGCATTTTCCAAGACTTGATTTGGGTGTATAATATTTTTTATTTGCTTGTGATTGTAACAATGACTTTGCCTAACCTTGTGGCACTTGTGCAAAAAGATGTTAAAAGAATGTTAGCATATAGCTCTATTTCGCATGCGGGATTTGTTTTTAGTGCGATTTTGATTTCAAGTTTTCAGTCTTTTAGCGCACTTTTTATGTATTGGATTTTGTTTTTGTTTGCTAATTTGGGAATTTTTGCGATGCTTTGGATTACCAGAACTAAAGAGCAAAAATGGGATAAGCATTATGATCACCCTTATGAAAAATTTTCTGGACTTATAAAGCTTTGTCCTTTTATGGCGGTTATTATGGCTTTGTTTATGCTTTCACTTGCAGGAATCCCTCCCTTTTCGCTTTTTTGGGGTAAAGCTTATTTAATGAGTGCAGCTATTAATAATGGCTATTTATTTTTAGCAGTTGTAATGGCACTTAATAGTGCAATTGCGGCTTATTATTATTTAAAACTCATCGTGTATATGTTTTTTAAAGAGCCTCTTGTGGAAAATGGTGCAATCTATCTGCAAAATGTAACTTTGCCACTTAAAATAGTAGTGGGAATCGCTGTGGCTTGTGTTTGTTTTTCTAGCCTTTTTGTGGATGATATTTTGTATTCTGTTTATTATTTTTTAGAATCAAGTGTTATTTAA
- a CDS encoding 7-cyano-7-deazaguanine synthase, which translates to MKALALFSGGLDSLLAIKIIKDMGIEVLALHFDIGFIGKNDKSEALRAILDQIEVPLKIVDIKRQFFDEVLFEPKYGYGKYFNPCIDCHGNMFSHAFSMLESEGASFVISGEVLGQRPKSQRAEALLQVEKLCNAQGLVVRPMSAKLLPITIPEQKGWIDREKLLDIHGRGRERQLKMVEEYGIKNFAKPGGGCLLTEISIANKIKDLKSHREIVFEDMEMVKYGRYFVLPDGGRCIVARNEEENHKLSFEHPKMSKIELIDCVGPLALVEKNSTKEDKEMAIALALVYGKTEANQTYKVRFEGNEREAKPFISREKAQKFLLLS; encoded by the coding sequence ATGAAGGCTTTGGCGCTTTTTAGCGGTGGTTTAGATAGTTTGTTAGCCATTAAAATTATCAAAGATATGGGTATTGAAGTGTTGGCTTTGCATTTTGATATAGGATTTATCGGAAAGAATGATAAAAGTGAGGCTTTGAGGGCTATTTTAGATCAAATTGAAGTGCCTTTAAAAATAGTGGATATTAAAAGGCAATTTTTTGATGAAGTTTTATTTGAGCCTAAATATGGTTATGGTAAATATTTTAATCCTTGTATTGATTGTCATGGGAATATGTTTTCACACGCATTTTCTATGTTGGAGAGTGAGGGAGCAAGTTTTGTTATTAGTGGAGAAGTTTTGGGGCAACGCCCCAAAAGTCAAAGAGCTGAAGCACTTTTGCAAGTAGAAAAACTTTGCAATGCACAAGGATTGGTAGTGCGTCCTATGAGTGCTAAGCTATTACCTATTACCATTCCTGAACAAAAAGGTTGGATTGATAGAGAGAAGTTGCTTGATATTCACGGCAGAGGTAGAGAGAGACAGCTTAAGATGGTAGAAGAATATGGGATTAAAAACTTTGCAAAGCCTGGCGGTGGTTGTCTTTTGACTGAAATTTCTATTGCTAATAAAATCAAAGATTTAAAATCTCATAGAGAAATTGTGTTTGAAGATATGGAAATGGTAAAATATGGACGCTATTTTGTTTTACCTGATGGAGGGCGTTGTATTGTTGCTAGAAATGAGGAGGAGAATCATAAACTCTCTTTTGAGCATCCCAAAATGAGTAAGATTGAATTGATAGATTGTGTTGGACCTTTGGCATTGGTAGAAAAAAATTCAACAAAGGAGGATAAAGAAATGGCGATTGCTTTAGCGTTAGTGTATGGTAAGACTGAAGCTAATCAGACCTATAAGGTTCGATTTGAAGGGAATGAAAGAGAGGCTAAGCCTTTTATTTCTAGAGAAAAAGCGCAAAAATTTTTATTGCTATCTTAA
- the aroC gene encoding chorismate synthase, translating into MNTFGEALKLTTFGESHGAGIGGVLDGLPAGLTIDEDFIAQEMQRRQGGRNLFSTQRKEADKVQILSGVFEGKTTGTPLGFFIHNSASKSSDYTNIKDIFRPGHADFTYFHKYGIRDYRGGGRSSARETSARVAAGAIAKCFLNEFGITLRSGIFSIGEIECQRIDFNFAKESEIFSLDKDKEESQKEAILRAKNSHDSIGGVALVSAINVPIGLGEPLYYKLDSAIGALMLGLNGVKAVEIGSGTKASKMQGSLHNDSIAPNGFSSNHSGGILGGISNGEEIYFKVHFKPTPSIFIPQETINIQNEKHICAIKGRHDPCIAIRGSVVCESMLALILADMLLLNATSKLENLKKIY; encoded by the coding sequence ATGAATACTTTTGGGGAAGCCCTTAAACTAACAACTTTTGGCGAAAGCCACGGAGCAGGGATTGGGGGTGTGCTTGATGGACTTCCAGCAGGCTTAACCATTGATGAAGACTTTATTGCTCAAGAGATGCAAAGGCGGCAAGGGGGAAGAAATTTGTTTTCTACTCAAAGAAAAGAAGCTGATAAAGTTCAGATTCTAAGTGGAGTTTTTGAGGGCAAGACAACAGGCACTCCCCTTGGTTTTTTCATTCACAATAGTGCCAGTAAAAGCAGTGATTATACTAATATAAAAGATATTTTTCGCCCAGGACATGCAGATTTTACCTATTTCCATAAATATGGAATCAGAGATTACCGCGGTGGTGGAAGATCAAGTGCGAGAGAAACTTCTGCTAGAGTGGCTGCAGGAGCGATTGCCAAATGCTTTTTAAACGAATTTGGAATCACGCTAAGAAGTGGAATTTTTAGCATAGGGGAGATAGAATGTCAAAGAATTGATTTTAATTTTGCCAAAGAGAGTGAAATTTTTTCTTTAGACAAAGATAAGGAAGAATCTCAAAAAGAAGCAATCTTAAGGGCTAAAAACTCGCACGATAGCATTGGGGGGGTGGCATTAGTTAGCGCTATTAATGTCCCTATTGGACTTGGAGAACCACTTTATTACAAACTTGATTCAGCTATTGGGGCTTTAATGCTTGGTTTAAATGGTGTTAAGGCTGTAGAGATTGGTAGCGGAACTAAAGCTTCAAAAATGCAAGGCTCACTTCATAATGATTCTATCGCACCAAATGGCTTTTCTAGCAATCATAGTGGCGGAATCTTAGGCGGAATAAGTAATGGTGAGGAGATCTACTTTAAAGTGCATTTTAAACCCACGCCAAGCATTTTTATACCTCAAGAAACCATTAATATCCAAAATGAAAAACACATTTGCGCAATCAAAGGACGCCACGATCCTTGCATTGCCATTCGTGGTAGCGTTGTGTGTGAATCAATGCTAGCCTTAATTCTAGCAGATATGCTACTTTTAAACGCCACTTCCAAGCTAGAAAACCTTAAAAAAATCTATTAA